A genomic stretch from Engraulis encrasicolus isolate BLACKSEA-1 chromosome 12, IST_EnEncr_1.0, whole genome shotgun sequence includes:
- the LOC134459492 gene encoding macrophage mannose receptor 1-like produces GLSSSVPRQFHVVKEVKTWAEAQQYCREKFTDLATIDDKAEMEKLTRIIQEEGVAPVWIGMNYGFSPKWQWSLADRDFYGENEAGFRKWDKPYQPDGRPGEDCVMIGDWGWWYDYYCDRKYPFICHDVGNPIHPYVLIDDGMNWRDAQRYCRKEYTDLASVRNQAENDQIDNVLPPGKYYAWIGLFNDTWEWSDGSSSSFRHWSSGEPNNLFLVPENKTWMEALQYCREHHVDLVSVSTVHIQRWVEGWAKAASSPHVWLGLRYECSFGFWFWVNGDAVCYCNWAPNSESEHCCETRGGAVGRHGGKWLSLEENEKLNFICTTKGLA; encoded by the exons ggtctctcctcctctgtgccacgTCAGTTTCATGTGGTGAAAGAGGTAAAGACCTGGGCAGAGgctcagcagtactgcagagagAAGTTCACTGATCTGGCTACCATAGACGACAAGGCAGAGATGGAGAAATTAACTAGAATAATCCAGGAAGAAGGTGTTGCACCTGTTTGGATTGGGATGAACTATGGTTTTAGTCCTAAGTGGCAGTGGTCTCTGGCTGACAGGGATTTCTATGGGGAGAATGAGGCTGGGTTCAGGAAGTGGGATAAGCCATATCAGCCAGATGGAAGACCTGGTGAAGACTGTGTGATGATTGGTGATTGGGGCTGGTGGTATGACTACTACTGTGACCGCAAATATCCTTTCATCTGCCATGATG TTGGAAACCCTATACACCCCTATGTGCTGATTGACGATGGGATGAACTGGAGAGATGCTCAAAGATACTGCAGAAAGGAATACACAGACCTCGCCAGTGTGAGGAACCAGGCAGAGAATGACCAGATAGACAACGTTTTACCACCAGGAAAGTATTATGCCTGGATCGGCCTGTTCAATGACACCTgggagtggtcagatggcagcagcTCTTCCTTTCGCCACTGGAGCTCTGGGGAACCCA ACAACCTGTTTCTGGTCCCTGAGAACAAGACCTGGATGGAGGCTCTGCAGTACTGCAGAGAGCACCATGTGGACCTGGTGTCTGTGTCTACTGTGCACATCCAGcgctgggtggaggggtgggccaAAGCAGCCTCATCTCCCCATGTGTGGCTGGGCCTGCGCTACGAATGCAGTTTTGGCTTCTGGTTCTGGGTCAATGGAGACGCAGTCTGCTACTGCAACTGGGCCCCAAACTCAGAATCAGAGCATTGCTGTGAAACAAGAGGGGGAGCAGTGGGAAGACATGGGGGCAAGTGGCTCAGTCTGGAAGAGAATGAAAAACTCAACTTCATCTGCACCACAAAAGGTCTGGcttag